Genomic DNA from Sporolituus thermophilus DSM 23256:
CAGGTTGTTAGAGATAATGGAAGCAAAGGCGTCCATCATGCTGCTGAGGATGTTGCCGTACATTTCGACCATTTCGATAGCCTGCTTGTTTTCAATGATGACGTCTTCCAGCAGGTCTTCGTCCTCTTCATACATTTTAATCAGGTGCTGCAGTTGGGTATTGCTGCGCAGGCGCAGCAGCTTTTCCAGAACGATGCCGTTGGAGCGCAGCGACGCGGTGAAATAAGTGAGACCTTTTTGCAATTCCAGAAGTTGGAAAAATTCCTGGTTTTGCATCGACCGCCGGAGCTGCAGCTCAATATCGTCGGAGCGGCGGTTGATTTGCTCGAGAAATTTAAGATACAGCGTCGCCGACTTGTACAGGATTTGGAACAGGAACCGCGTCTTTTTAAAGGTGCTGAAGGTTTTGGCGGTGGAACTGTTGAAGCAGGCCAGGACGTCGTTTGGCTCCAGGCAGACCGTGATGAAGTAGTCAGCGGTGATAATAATGCCGAGCGGCAGCGTATCGTACATGTCTTTGCCCCGCATAATGGGAATGTTGGTAATTACTAGTACATAGTTATCCTCAATTTCCACGCGGGAACGTTCTTCCTCGTCCAGCGCCGCCTTAATAATGTCATGCGGTAGATTGGTAGCGGCCGCAACGGCGTCGATTTCTTCCGCCGTGGGGTTGATAAGGTTATACCATGCCCCCTTGACCGGCGCCGAACTAAGTGCCAATTCGTACAGCGTCTCACAATTGCTTTTATAGATTTTGAGCACGGTGTTTCCTCCTTTCTTGCGGGGAAACACCCATTCTTGTGTTTCTAAAACTTAGAAAAGCAAGAAAAATGGATATTTCCCCTCTTTTGTTGTAAAAATAATCGTGGCGATGAACTAGGTCGGTCTACATCCATTTTTCTCACCTGCCCAGGTTTTTTTAT
This window encodes:
- a CDS encoding magnesium transporter CorA family protein; this encodes MLKIYKSNCETLYELALSSAPVKGAWYNLINPTAEEIDAVAAATNLPHDIIKAALDEEERSRVEIEDNYVLVITNIPIMRGKDMYDTLPLGIIITADYFITVCLEPNDVLACFNSSTAKTFSTFKKTRFLFQILYKSATLYLKFLEQINRRSDDIELQLRRSMQNQEFFQLLELQKGLTYFTASLRSNGIVLEKLLRLRSNTQLQHLIKMYEEDEDLLEDVIIENKQAIEMVEMYGNILSSMMDAFASIISNNLNIVMKFLAAMTILLAIPTVIASFWGMNVNVPFSESAYGFLYVFLLATTITGISAFTLWKKGMF